The Vidua chalybeata isolate OUT-0048 chromosome 29, bVidCha1 merged haplotype, whole genome shotgun sequence genome window below encodes:
- the CHRNB2 gene encoding neuronal acetylcholine receptor subunit beta-2 isoform X2, translating to MVSLAQLISVHEREQIMTTNVWLTQEWEDYRLTWKPEDFDNMKKVRLPSKHIWLPDVVLYNNADGMYEVSFYSNAVISYDGSIFWLPPAIYKSACKIEVKHFPFDQQNCTMKFRSWTYDRTEIDLVLKSEVASLDDFTPSGEWDIVALPGRRNENPDDSTYVDITYDFIIRRKPLFYTINLIIPCILITSLAILVFYLPSDCGEKMTLCISVLLALTVFLLLISKIVPPTSLDVPLVGKYLMFTMVLVTFSIVTSVCVLNVHHRSPTTHTMPPWVRTLFLHKLPALLFMKQPRQSCARQRLRQRRHTQERAAAATLLVQAGARACTCYANPGAAKAEGLNGYRERRGQAAGPAAGCGCGLEEAVDGVRFIADHMRSEDDDQSVSEDWKYVAMVIDRLFLWIFVFVCVFGTIGMFLQPLFQNYTTNSLLQLGQGTPTSK from the exons ATGGTGTCGCTGGCGCAGCTCATCAGCGTG CACGAGCGGGAGCAGATCATGACCACGAATGTCTGGCTGACCCAG GAGTGGGAGGACTATCGCCTCACGTGGAAGCCTGAGGACTTTGACAACATGAAGAAGGTCCGCTTGCCCTCCAAGCACATCTGGCTGCCTGATGTGGTGCTCTACAACAA CGCCGATGGGATGTACGAGGTCTCCTTTTACTCCAACGCAGTGATCTCCTACGATGGCAGCATCTTCTGGCTGCCGCCTGCCATCTACAAGAGCGCGTGCAAGATCGAGGTGAAGCACTTCCCCTTTGACCAGCAGAACTGCACTATGAAGTTCCGTTCCTGGACCTACGACCGCACCGAGATTGACCTGGTGCTGAAGAGCGAGGTGGCCAGCCTGGATGACTTCACACCCAGCGGCGAGTGGGACATCGTGGCGCTGCCGGGGCGGCGCAACGAGAACCCCGATGACTCCACCTACGTGGACATCACGTACGACTTCATCATTCGGCGTAAGCCGCTCTTCTACACCATCAACCTCATCATCCCCTGCATCCTCATTACCTCCCTGGCCATCCTTGTGTTTTACCTCCCGTCTGACTGTGGCGAGAAGATGACACTCTGCATCTCCGTCCTGCTCGCCCTCACCGTCTTCCTCCTGCTCATCTCCAAGATCGTGCCACCCACCTCGCTGGACGTGCCGCTGGTGGGCAAGTATCTCATGTTCACCATGGTGCTGGTGACCTTCTCCATCGTCACCAGCGTCTGTGTCCTCAATGTGCACCACCGCTCGCCCACCACGCACACCATGCCGCCCTGGGTCCGCACCCTCTTCCTGCACAAGCTCCCGGCGCTGCTCTTCATGAAGCAGCCGCGGCAGAGCTGCGCGCGCCAGCGCCTGCGCCAGCGCCGGCACACGCAGGAacgcgccgccgccgccactCTCTTGGTGCAGGCCGGCGCCCGCGCCTGCACCTGCTACGCCAACCCTGGTGCTGCCAAGGCCGAGGGGCTCAACGGCTACCGGGAGCGGCGCGGGCAGGCAGCGGGCCCCGCAGCGGGCTGCGGCTGCGGGCTGGAGGAGGCGGTGGACGGCGTGCGCTTCATCGCTGACCACATGCGCAGCGAGGATGACGATCAGAGC GTGAGCGAGGACTGGAAGTACGTGGCCATGGTCATCGACCGCCTCTTCCTATGGATCTTCGTCTTCGTCTGTGTCTTTGGCACCATAGGCatgttcctgcagcccctcttCCAGAACTACACCACCaactccctgctgcagcttggCCAGGGCACCCCCACCTCCAAATAG
- the UBE2Q1 gene encoding ubiquitin-conjugating enzyme E2 Q1 isoform X3, whose amino-acid sequence MSRDASGGAAPPVPATALPGAGPSRRHLGRAPGLRRRRRRSGSLHGKMQRAGPEEAARAQAAAGGPGRSGAEVAAAPAGRLLRRELRLLESIFHRGHERFRIGSACPDEISCEFVPGAGARAGASASRGPPPGPVRIHCNITVRPRGAAGPGTARRPRDRAAPPWRESYPAVPPIWSVESDDPNLAAILERLVEVRKGNTLLLQHLKRIISDLCKLYNLPQHPDVEMLDQPLPAEQSTQEEVSSEEEDEEMPEGAVSGSVQATDRLMKELRDIYRSPSFKGGYYAVELVNDSLYDWNVKLLKVDEDSALHNDLQILKEKEGTDFILLNFSFKDNFPFDPPFVRVVSPVLSGGYVLGGGAICMELLTKQGWSSAYSIESVIMQISATLVKGKARVQFGANKNQYSLTRAQQSYKSLVQIHEKNGWYTPPKEDG is encoded by the exons ATGTCGCGAGACGCTtccggcggggcggccccgcccgTTCCGGCGACGGCACTTCCGGGAGCGGGGCCGtcccgccgccatcttgggcGGGCTccggggctgcggcggcggcggcggcggagcgggtCCCTCCATGGGAAGATGCAGCGGGCGGGGCCGGAGGAGGCGGCGAGGGcgcaggcggcggcggggggacccgggcggagcggggccgagGTGGCGGCGGCCCCCGCCGGGCGGCTCCTGAGGCGGGAGCTGCGGCTGCTCGAGTCCATCTTTCACCGCGGCCACGAGCGGTTCCGCATCGGCAGCGCCTGCCCGGACGAGATCAGCTGCGAGTTCGTGCCGGGGGCCGGGGCCCGTGCCGGCGCCTCTGCCTCCCGGGGGCCGCCGCCGGGACCCGTCCGTATTCACTGCAACATCACGGTGAGGCCCAGGGGTGCGGCGGGCCCAGGCACCGCGAGGCGGCCCCGGGACCGAGCGGCTCCTCCGTGGCGG GAGTCTTATCCAGCTGTTCCCCCAATATGGTCTGTGGAGTCAGACGATCCCAACCTGGCAGCTATCCTGGAGAGGCTGGTGGAAGTCAGGAAAGGAAACACGTTG CTTTTGCAGCACCTGAAGCGAATAATCTCTGACCTGTGCAAACTCTACAACCTCCCCCAACATCCAGATGTTGAAATGCTGGACCAGCCTCTGCCGGCAGAGCAG AGCACCCAGGAAGAAGTGTCCtctgaagaggaagatgaagagaTGCCAGAG GGTGCAGTGTCTGGGTCTGTGCAGGCCACTGACCGGCTAATGAAGGAGCTCAGGGATATTTACCGATCACCAAGTTTCAAGGGCG GATACTATGCAGTTGAACTAGTGAATGACAGCCTGTACGATTGGAACGTCAAACTCCTGAA GGTTGACGAGGACAGCGCTTTGCACAACGATCTCCAAATCctcaaagagaaagaaggaacagATTTCATCCTCCTCAACTTCTCTTTTAAA GATAACTTTCCTTTTGATCCACCATTTGTAAGGGTTGTATCCCCGGTGCTGTCAGGGGG GTATGTTTTGGGTGGCGGTGCCATCTGCATGGAACTGCTTACAAAACAG GGCTGGAGTAGTGCCTACTCCATCGAGTCGGTGATCATGCAGATCAGTGCAACGCTGGTGAAAGGGAAGGCACGAGTCCAATTTGGAGCCAACAAG AACCAGTACAGCCTGACAAGAGCACAGCAGTCCTACAAGTCCCTGGTTCAGATCCATGAGAAGAATG GCTGGTATACACCACCCAAGGAGGATGGCTAG
- the UBE2Q1 gene encoding ubiquitin-conjugating enzyme E2 Q1 isoform X2, which produces MSRDASGGAAPPVPATALPGAGPSRRHLGRAPGLRRRRRRSGSLHGKMQRAGPEEAARAQAAAGGPGRSGAEVAAAPAGRLLRRELRLLESIFHRGHERFRIGSACPDEISCEFVPGAGARAGASASRGPPPGPVRIHCNITESYPAVPPIWSVESDDPNLAAILERLVEVRKGNTLLLQHLKRIISDLCKLYNLPQHPDVEMLDQPLPAEQSTQEEVSSEEEDEEMPEDTEDLDHYEMKEEEPADGRKTEDEGIGKENLAILEKIKKNQRQDYLNGAVSGSVQATDRLMKELRDIYRSPSFKGGYYAVELVNDSLYDWNVKLLKVDEDSALHNDLQILKEKEGTDFILLNFSFKDNFPFDPPFVRVVSPVLSGGYVLGGGAICMELLTKQGWSSAYSIESVIMQISATLVKGKARVQFGANKNQYSLTRAQQSYKSLVQIHEKNGWYTPPKEDG; this is translated from the exons ATGTCGCGAGACGCTtccggcggggcggccccgcccgTTCCGGCGACGGCACTTCCGGGAGCGGGGCCGtcccgccgccatcttgggcGGGCTccggggctgcggcggcggcggcggcggagcgggtCCCTCCATGGGAAGATGCAGCGGGCGGGGCCGGAGGAGGCGGCGAGGGcgcaggcggcggcggggggacccgggcggagcggggccgagGTGGCGGCGGCCCCCGCCGGGCGGCTCCTGAGGCGGGAGCTGCGGCTGCTCGAGTCCATCTTTCACCGCGGCCACGAGCGGTTCCGCATCGGCAGCGCCTGCCCGGACGAGATCAGCTGCGAGTTCGTGCCGGGGGCCGGGGCCCGTGCCGGCGCCTCTGCCTCCCGGGGGCCGCCGCCGGGACCCGTCCGTATTCACTGCAACATCACG GAGTCTTATCCAGCTGTTCCCCCAATATGGTCTGTGGAGTCAGACGATCCCAACCTGGCAGCTATCCTGGAGAGGCTGGTGGAAGTCAGGAAAGGAAACACGTTG CTTTTGCAGCACCTGAAGCGAATAATCTCTGACCTGTGCAAACTCTACAACCTCCCCCAACATCCAGATGTTGAAATGCTGGACCAGCCTCTGCCGGCAGAGCAG AGCACCCAGGAAGAAGTGTCCtctgaagaggaagatgaagagaTGCCAGAG gaCACTGAGGACTTGGACCACTATGAGATGAAAGAGGAAGAGCCGGCAGATGGGAGAAAGACAGAGGATGAAGGCATTGGGAAGGAAAACCTGGCcattttagagaaaataaaaaagaaccaGAGGCAAGATTACTTAAAT GGTGCAGTGTCTGGGTCTGTGCAGGCCACTGACCGGCTAATGAAGGAGCTCAGGGATATTTACCGATCACCAAGTTTCAAGGGCG GATACTATGCAGTTGAACTAGTGAATGACAGCCTGTACGATTGGAACGTCAAACTCCTGAA GGTTGACGAGGACAGCGCTTTGCACAACGATCTCCAAATCctcaaagagaaagaaggaacagATTTCATCCTCCTCAACTTCTCTTTTAAA GATAACTTTCCTTTTGATCCACCATTTGTAAGGGTTGTATCCCCGGTGCTGTCAGGGGG GTATGTTTTGGGTGGCGGTGCCATCTGCATGGAACTGCTTACAAAACAG GGCTGGAGTAGTGCCTACTCCATCGAGTCGGTGATCATGCAGATCAGTGCAACGCTGGTGAAAGGGAAGGCACGAGTCCAATTTGGAGCCAACAAG AACCAGTACAGCCTGACAAGAGCACAGCAGTCCTACAAGTCCCTGGTTCAGATCCATGAGAAGAATG GCTGGTATACACCACCCAAGGAGGATGGCTAG
- the UBE2Q1 gene encoding ubiquitin-conjugating enzyme E2 Q1 isoform X1 — MSRDASGGAAPPVPATALPGAGPSRRHLGRAPGLRRRRRRSGSLHGKMQRAGPEEAARAQAAAGGPGRSGAEVAAAPAGRLLRRELRLLESIFHRGHERFRIGSACPDEISCEFVPGAGARAGASASRGPPPGPVRIHCNITVRPRGAAGPGTARRPRDRAAPPWRESYPAVPPIWSVESDDPNLAAILERLVEVRKGNTLLLQHLKRIISDLCKLYNLPQHPDVEMLDQPLPAEQSTQEEVSSEEEDEEMPEDTEDLDHYEMKEEEPADGRKTEDEGIGKENLAILEKIKKNQRQDYLNGAVSGSVQATDRLMKELRDIYRSPSFKGGYYAVELVNDSLYDWNVKLLKVDEDSALHNDLQILKEKEGTDFILLNFSFKDNFPFDPPFVRVVSPVLSGGYVLGGGAICMELLTKQGWSSAYSIESVIMQISATLVKGKARVQFGANKNQYSLTRAQQSYKSLVQIHEKNGWYTPPKEDG, encoded by the exons ATGTCGCGAGACGCTtccggcggggcggccccgcccgTTCCGGCGACGGCACTTCCGGGAGCGGGGCCGtcccgccgccatcttgggcGGGCTccggggctgcggcggcggcggcggcggagcgggtCCCTCCATGGGAAGATGCAGCGGGCGGGGCCGGAGGAGGCGGCGAGGGcgcaggcggcggcggggggacccgggcggagcggggccgagGTGGCGGCGGCCCCCGCCGGGCGGCTCCTGAGGCGGGAGCTGCGGCTGCTCGAGTCCATCTTTCACCGCGGCCACGAGCGGTTCCGCATCGGCAGCGCCTGCCCGGACGAGATCAGCTGCGAGTTCGTGCCGGGGGCCGGGGCCCGTGCCGGCGCCTCTGCCTCCCGGGGGCCGCCGCCGGGACCCGTCCGTATTCACTGCAACATCACGGTGAGGCCCAGGGGTGCGGCGGGCCCAGGCACCGCGAGGCGGCCCCGGGACCGAGCGGCTCCTCCGTGGCGG GAGTCTTATCCAGCTGTTCCCCCAATATGGTCTGTGGAGTCAGACGATCCCAACCTGGCAGCTATCCTGGAGAGGCTGGTGGAAGTCAGGAAAGGAAACACGTTG CTTTTGCAGCACCTGAAGCGAATAATCTCTGACCTGTGCAAACTCTACAACCTCCCCCAACATCCAGATGTTGAAATGCTGGACCAGCCTCTGCCGGCAGAGCAG AGCACCCAGGAAGAAGTGTCCtctgaagaggaagatgaagagaTGCCAGAG gaCACTGAGGACTTGGACCACTATGAGATGAAAGAGGAAGAGCCGGCAGATGGGAGAAAGACAGAGGATGAAGGCATTGGGAAGGAAAACCTGGCcattttagagaaaataaaaaagaaccaGAGGCAAGATTACTTAAAT GGTGCAGTGTCTGGGTCTGTGCAGGCCACTGACCGGCTAATGAAGGAGCTCAGGGATATTTACCGATCACCAAGTTTCAAGGGCG GATACTATGCAGTTGAACTAGTGAATGACAGCCTGTACGATTGGAACGTCAAACTCCTGAA GGTTGACGAGGACAGCGCTTTGCACAACGATCTCCAAATCctcaaagagaaagaaggaacagATTTCATCCTCCTCAACTTCTCTTTTAAA GATAACTTTCCTTTTGATCCACCATTTGTAAGGGTTGTATCCCCGGTGCTGTCAGGGGG GTATGTTTTGGGTGGCGGTGCCATCTGCATGGAACTGCTTACAAAACAG GGCTGGAGTAGTGCCTACTCCATCGAGTCGGTGATCATGCAGATCAGTGCAACGCTGGTGAAAGGGAAGGCACGAGTCCAATTTGGAGCCAACAAG AACCAGTACAGCCTGACAAGAGCACAGCAGTCCTACAAGTCCCTGGTTCAGATCCATGAGAAGAATG GCTGGTATACACCACCCAAGGAGGATGGCTAG
- the CHRNB2 gene encoding neuronal acetylcholine receptor subunit beta-2 isoform X1, which produces MALLRVLCLLAALRRSLGTDTEERLVEYLLDPARYNKLIRPATNGSELVTVQLMVSLAQLISVHEREQIMTTNVWLTQEWEDYRLTWKPEDFDNMKKVRLPSKHIWLPDVVLYNNADGMYEVSFYSNAVISYDGSIFWLPPAIYKSACKIEVKHFPFDQQNCTMKFRSWTYDRTEIDLVLKSEVASLDDFTPSGEWDIVALPGRRNENPDDSTYVDITYDFIIRRKPLFYTINLIIPCILITSLAILVFYLPSDCGEKMTLCISVLLALTVFLLLISKIVPPTSLDVPLVGKYLMFTMVLVTFSIVTSVCVLNVHHRSPTTHTMPPWVRTLFLHKLPALLFMKQPRQSCARQRLRQRRHTQERAAAATLLVQAGARACTCYANPGAAKAEGLNGYRERRGQAAGPAAGCGCGLEEAVDGVRFIADHMRSEDDDQSVSEDWKYVAMVIDRLFLWIFVFVCVFGTIGMFLQPLFQNYTTNSLLQLGQGTPTSK; this is translated from the exons ATGGCGCTGCTCCGCGTCCTCTGCCTCCTCGCTGCCCTCAGAC GGAGCCTGGGCACGGACACGGAGGAGCGGCTGGTGGAGTACCTGCTGGACCCCGCTCGCTATAACAAGCTGATCCGGCCGGCCACCAACGGCTCTGAGCTGGTGACCGTGCAGCTGATGGTGTCGCTGGCGCAGCTCATCAGCGTG CACGAGCGGGAGCAGATCATGACCACGAATGTCTGGCTGACCCAG GAGTGGGAGGACTATCGCCTCACGTGGAAGCCTGAGGACTTTGACAACATGAAGAAGGTCCGCTTGCCCTCCAAGCACATCTGGCTGCCTGATGTGGTGCTCTACAACAA CGCCGATGGGATGTACGAGGTCTCCTTTTACTCCAACGCAGTGATCTCCTACGATGGCAGCATCTTCTGGCTGCCGCCTGCCATCTACAAGAGCGCGTGCAAGATCGAGGTGAAGCACTTCCCCTTTGACCAGCAGAACTGCACTATGAAGTTCCGTTCCTGGACCTACGACCGCACCGAGATTGACCTGGTGCTGAAGAGCGAGGTGGCCAGCCTGGATGACTTCACACCCAGCGGCGAGTGGGACATCGTGGCGCTGCCGGGGCGGCGCAACGAGAACCCCGATGACTCCACCTACGTGGACATCACGTACGACTTCATCATTCGGCGTAAGCCGCTCTTCTACACCATCAACCTCATCATCCCCTGCATCCTCATTACCTCCCTGGCCATCCTTGTGTTTTACCTCCCGTCTGACTGTGGCGAGAAGATGACACTCTGCATCTCCGTCCTGCTCGCCCTCACCGTCTTCCTCCTGCTCATCTCCAAGATCGTGCCACCCACCTCGCTGGACGTGCCGCTGGTGGGCAAGTATCTCATGTTCACCATGGTGCTGGTGACCTTCTCCATCGTCACCAGCGTCTGTGTCCTCAATGTGCACCACCGCTCGCCCACCACGCACACCATGCCGCCCTGGGTCCGCACCCTCTTCCTGCACAAGCTCCCGGCGCTGCTCTTCATGAAGCAGCCGCGGCAGAGCTGCGCGCGCCAGCGCCTGCGCCAGCGCCGGCACACGCAGGAacgcgccgccgccgccactCTCTTGGTGCAGGCCGGCGCCCGCGCCTGCACCTGCTACGCCAACCCTGGTGCTGCCAAGGCCGAGGGGCTCAACGGCTACCGGGAGCGGCGCGGGCAGGCAGCGGGCCCCGCAGCGGGCTGCGGCTGCGGGCTGGAGGAGGCGGTGGACGGCGTGCGCTTCATCGCTGACCACATGCGCAGCGAGGATGACGATCAGAGC GTGAGCGAGGACTGGAAGTACGTGGCCATGGTCATCGACCGCCTCTTCCTATGGATCTTCGTCTTCGTCTGTGTCTTTGGCACCATAGGCatgttcctgcagcccctcttCCAGAACTACACCACCaactccctgctgcagcttggCCAGGGCACCCCCACCTCCAAATAG